In the genome of Hydrogenophaga sp. PBL-H3, the window CGTCTTCAATGACCAGCACGCGCATGGCAGGAATCCAACCGGGGTTGCAAGGCAGGGGCGTGACACCCCTGGGGAGTACACCCGATTGTCGTGGAAACGGGCTTTTTGCTGCATTACGAATTTGTCATTCTGGCGTTCGGGAAACGACAACCTCGGTTTTTAAAGTTCTCTCTGTGCCGAACACAAAGCGGCACACCAGTCTCCTCCCCAACGCTCTCACAAGGAATCATCATGAATCGCTCGACCAGCATCCTCCTTCCCCTGATCCTCGTTGCCACCGCCGGTACCGCCATGGCCCAGAACGCCCCGCTGACCCGCGCCGAGGTGCAAGCCCAGGCCATCGCCGCCCGCGATGCAGGCCAGTTGCCCGACGGCACCATCGTGAAATTTGAAGTGCCTGCCGGCTCCACCGTCACCCGCGCACAGGTGCTGGCCGAACTCGCCGAAGCCCGTCGCCTGGGCCAGCTGGGTGACCCGGACATCGTGACGTTCAAGGTGCCCACCGGCCCCGGCAAGACTCGCGCACAGGTGCTGGCCGAGCTCAACGAAGCCCAGCGCCTGGGTCTGGTGGACTTCGCCGACAACAAGTACCCCGTGGTGGCCACGCCCGAGCAAGCCGAACAGATTCGCCAGGCCGGTCTGCGTGCTGTCGGCGGCGTGAAAGTGGGTCAACTGAATCAGCAGTGATGCGGGCGACCTGTGTGGCGGGGCGCGCAACTGTCAGAGGGATGGCCGCGCCCCGCCCGGGTTTGAAACAGGTCTTCGGTCATCGTTGACTTCAGTCACCTCATGCGCAACAGCATCGAGGTTCGCTTGACGCTCATTGCACCGTGGACACCGTGGTGTGCCAGAGGCGCCGCTCCGGCAAGAGGTCTTCGTTGCACAGCGCGGAAGACGTGATCGTCGCGTCGCAGGCCTTCACCAGCGTGTCCCAGTGCTGGTGCATGCGCTGAAGCACGGTCCGAAAGCTCGGCGTGAGCCCTGGGTGTTGGCCCAGGAAAAACAGGTTGGATCGGATCTTCCTGCCCATGAGATCGCGCTGCGTGGCGCAGGCGCTCTGGGCGTGTCCCGTCATCAGGGCCAGCGTGCCGGCCAGCATGGCCTCGGTGCAGGGCAATACATGTTCTTCGTCGGCGGTCGGTTCGGTGGGGTCGTTCACAGCGGTCTCCAGGCAGGTTTCTGACAACGCAACAAGGTGCGAGCGGTGCTGGCTGCCGGTCCGGATTCGACGGTGACGAAGGACTTCAGGTGGCTTGCGATGCCATCTTAAATGAGAATTGATCTTATTTGAAGTGGGGCGATGCCCGCACTCAATGCGGCGCGGGCAGCACTTTCGCGGGGTTGAGCAGGTTCTTCGGGTCCAGCGCCTTCTTCACCTGCCACATCAGCTCAAGCTCGACCGGCGATTTGTACAGCGTCAGGTCGTCGCGCTTGGCCACCCCGATGCCGTGCTCCGCCGAGATCGAACCACCCGCCGCGTGGGCCAGTGCATCCACCGCGTGCGAGACCTGTGTGTAGCAGGCGGCCATGTAGTCGGCCGCGCTGGTGTCGGCCGGGCGCAAAGGGTTGAAGTGCACATTGCCGTCGCCCATGTGGCCATAGACCACCATGCGTGTGCGCGGCTCCAGCGCGAGCACGGCGGCGGTGGCTTCCTCGATGAAGCCGGCGATGCGCGAGAGCGGCACGGACACGTCGCACTTGATGCTGCCGCCGGTGCGCGTCTGCGCGTCCGAGATCTCTTCGCGGATGCGCCAGAACGCCAGCGCGTCGGTGCCGCTGGCGGCGACCGCAGCGTCGAGCACCAGACCCGCCTCCAGGCCGGCTTCGAGCAGCTGCACCATGGTCTGGTCCAGGCTGTCGGCGTCGGTGCCGGCGGTGAGTTCGATCAGCACCATCCAGTCGTGTGACCCGGCCAGTGGCGACTTCTCGCCACCGAGGTAGGCCAGCACCAGGTCCAGCGCGGGCCGTGACACGAGCTCGAACGCGGTGACGGCCTGGCCTGCCGTGCGCTTGGCTTCGCCGAGCAGGGCCACGGCGGCGGCGGGTGAGGCCACGGCCACGAAGGCCACCGACGAGGAGCGGGGCAGTGGCATCAGCTTGAGCACGGCGGCCGTGATGATGCCCAGCGTTCCTTCGGAGCCCACGAAGAGTTGCTTGAGGTCGTAGCCGGTGTTGTCCTTGCGCAGCGCGCGCAGGCCCGAGTACACGCGACCGTCGGGCAGCACCGCTTCCACGCCGAGCACCAGGTCGCGCATGTTGCCGTAGCGCAGCACGGCGGTGCCACCCGCGTTGGTGGAGAGGTTGCCACCGATCTGGCAGGAGCCTTCGGAGCCGATGCGCAGCGGAAACAGCCGACCCGCCGCTTCGGCGGCGCTGCGCGCGGCACTCAGGGTGACGCCGGCCTGCACGGTGAGCGTGTCGTTCACCGCATCGACCTCGACCACCTGGTTCATGCGCTTGAGGCTCACCACCACCGCCGTGCCGCTGTCGTCGGGCACCGAGCCGCCCATCAGCGAGGTGTTGCCACCCTGCGGCACCACCGGCACGCCGTGGGTGTAACACCAAGCCATCACGCGGCTGAGTTCGTCGGTGCTGGCGGGCAGCACCACAGCGACCGCCTTGCCGAGGTAGAGGCGTCGGTAGTCGGTGGTGAAGGCGTCGGTGTCGGCGCCGCTCAGGCAGGCTCGTTCGCCCACGATGGCGGTGAGCGCGACGACGATGGTGGGCGATGCTGGGGTGGTCATGCGAAGGCGATCAGTAGGCGGCCGAGCGCTCGGCCGGGGCCGCGGTGCCGCGCCCGAAGTCGGTGGCGAGCTTGCGCGCTGCGTTGGCGAACAGCAGCACGTCCACACCGGTGGCAACGAAGGTGCAGCCCAGCGCCAGGTAGCGCCGCGCCAGGGCCGGGTCCGAGGTGAGCGTGCCGGCGGCCTTGCCGCTGGCCACGATGGTTTTCATGGCCTGCTCGATCGCGGCCTGCACCTCGGGGTGACCGGGCTTGCCGCGGTGGCCCAT includes:
- a CDS encoding DUF4148 domain-containing protein; this translates as MNRSTSILLPLILVATAGTAMAQNAPLTRAEVQAQAIAARDAGQLPDGTIVKFEVPAGSTVTRAQVLAELAEARRLGQLGDPDIVTFKVPTGPGKTRAQVLAELNEAQRLGLVDFADNKYPVVATPEQAEQIRQAGLRAVGGVKVGQLNQQ
- a CDS encoding FAD-binding oxidoreductase gives rise to the protein MTTPASPTIVVALTAIVGERACLSGADTDAFTTDYRRLYLGKAVAVVLPASTDELSRVMAWCYTHGVPVVPQGGNTSLMGGSVPDDSGTAVVVSLKRMNQVVEVDAVNDTLTVQAGVTLSAARSAAEAAGRLFPLRIGSEGSCQIGGNLSTNAGGTAVLRYGNMRDLVLGVEAVLPDGRVYSGLRALRKDNTGYDLKQLFVGSEGTLGIITAAVLKLMPLPRSSSVAFVAVASPAAAVALLGEAKRTAGQAVTAFELVSRPALDLVLAYLGGEKSPLAGSHDWMVLIELTAGTDADSLDQTMVQLLEAGLEAGLVLDAAVAASGTDALAFWRIREEISDAQTRTGGSIKCDVSVPLSRIAGFIEEATAAVLALEPRTRMVVYGHMGDGNVHFNPLRPADTSAADYMAACYTQVSHAVDALAHAAGGSISAEHGIGVAKRDDLTLYKSPVELELMWQVKKALDPKNLLNPAKVLPAPH